A portion of the Drosophila mauritiana strain mau12 unplaced genomic scaffold, ASM438214v1 Y_29, whole genome shotgun sequence genome contains these proteins:
- the LOC117150076 gene encoding uncharacterized protein LOC117150076 has protein sequence MEFDGSLCARNWVTQFQNIGKIYNLDDGCMHMLLIAKLKGNAQRWLHSSATRILESTDQLCEQLILTFEVKMSKGELRNAFQKREWHPDEKFAVYFEDKVMLANDINIDLEELLENIIEGIPAPALRNQARIQCFSEPMQILRAFSEVLLPKHKTGSSSSKRLTGGGAANKDLRCANCNSKGHFARECLKPKREPGSCYACGAFGHFVGQCPERKSANINNYNAS, from the exons ATGGAGTTTGACGGCAGCTTATGTGCGCGCAATTGGGTCACGCAGTTTCAGAACATCGGAAAGATTTACAATTTGGACGACGGATGCATGCACATGCTGCTAATTGCCAAACTAAAAGGAAACGCACAGCGCTGGCTGCACTCAAGCGCCACACGCATCCTAGAATCGACCGACCAGCTGTGCGAACAGTTAATTTTGACATTCGAGGTCAAGATGTCAAAAGGGGAACTGAGGAACGCATTTCAAAAACGCGAATGGCATCCGGATGAGAAATTTGCTGTTTACTTCGAGGACAAGGTGATGCTGGCCAACGACATCAACATCGATCTAGAGGAGCTCCTGGAAAACATCATTGAAGGAATCCCAGCACCAGCGTTGCGCAACCAGGCGCGCATACAGTGTTTCTCCGAGCCGATGCAAATTCTGCGGGCTTTCTCGGAAGTCCTTCTGCCGAAGCACAAAACAGGGAGCAGTTCATCAAAGCGCCTTACTGGAGGAGGTGCAGCCAATAAGGACTTACGTTGCGCCAATTGCAACTCCAAAGGGCACTTCGCCAGGGAGTGTCTCAAGCCAAAGAGGGAGCCCGGATCCTGCTATGCCTGTGGTGCATTTGGACACTTCGTCGGACAATGCCCGGAGCGCAAGAGCGCCAATATCAACAATTAT AATGCCTCATAG